Proteins encoded in a region of the Fusibacter sp. A1 genome:
- a CDS encoding TRM11 family methyltransferase, with protein MKYAILRKPHQNVRYFEAIKTLMVNEVIITAKGLKAQISVPVYESIGGLELLTFTCDELTPEFQSALGRVSSNLILFEVVGELLRPVMDGLKTYFPEDLSRILKYNGKTNEDFTSLMLTVAVMSSDFAGEFDQKLSILDPMCGRGTTLYESLIRGYDSAGVEQDKQAVSEVDKYLKRYLKYGKYKHEASHQTIHLSGTKNGTKYTIETADSAEHFKAKDRRTVQFASGDTAEVNKFYKKNSFHSVLTDLPYGVQHKGGERGVWVDLTQTLKKAGPEWFKMLRRGGTLVIAYNTYHLKRSELDPIFEAAGFTALNTGVYANFEHWVEQAVNRDILVYKK; from the coding sequence ATGAAATATGCGATTTTAAGAAAACCCCATCAAAATGTGAGGTATTTTGAAGCAATAAAAACACTAATGGTCAACGAGGTCATCATCACGGCCAAGGGACTAAAAGCTCAGATCAGCGTACCTGTCTATGAATCAATAGGTGGCTTGGAGCTGCTTACCTTTACCTGCGATGAACTGACACCAGAGTTTCAGTCCGCCCTTGGGAGGGTCTCTTCGAACCTGATTCTTTTTGAAGTGGTGGGAGAACTCCTGAGACCTGTGATGGACGGACTCAAGACCTACTTCCCAGAGGACCTGTCACGAATTTTGAAGTACAACGGCAAGACCAATGAGGACTTTACGAGCCTGATGCTTACCGTCGCTGTTATGAGCAGTGATTTTGCTGGTGAGTTCGATCAAAAGCTATCCATTTTGGATCCCATGTGCGGTAGAGGAACCACGCTCTATGAATCACTTATCAGAGGCTACGACAGCGCCGGTGTCGAACAGGACAAACAGGCTGTTTCTGAAGTAGACAAATATTTGAAACGCTACCTGAAATACGGCAAGTACAAGCATGAAGCAAGCCATCAGACGATTCACCTGAGTGGAACAAAGAATGGAACCAAGTATACGATTGAAACCGCTGACTCCGCCGAGCATTTTAAGGCGAAAGACAGAAGAACGGTTCAGTTCGCCAGCGGGGACACTGCTGAGGTGAATAAATTCTATAAGAAGAACAGTTTTCACAGCGTACTCACAGACCTTCCTTATGGTGTTCAGCATAAGGGTGGAGAAAGAGGCGTGTGGGTGGATCTGACACAGACACTGAAAAAAGCCGGTCCCGAGTGGTTTAAGATGTTAAGACGCGGCGGAACGCTTGTGATCGCGTACAACACCTATCACCTAAAACGATCAGAGCTTGACCCTATCTTTGAAGCAGCTGGTTTTACAGCTTTAAATACTGGTGTTTACGCCAATTTCGAGCACTGGGTCGAGCAAGCGGTCAACAGAGACATACTGGTTTACAAAAAATAA
- a CDS encoding IGHMBP2 family helicase gives MTPEVKDLLNRLLRSIDYERDEERERHLEEMKKLSGKAREYKGRAIVELKKKKIGRSLGGDYLYLFRKQRGGYLPDTEIGNGDQVIISQYDPLDVENPKGTVYEMSNTSITIAMSSQLSMSNTRPIRIDLFVNDITYMRMETALSNAKSHQYSRLHALLSGFYNANTKPFDYENNELNQMQVQGIRLALGNNGYYSIQGPPGTGKTYTAGYLIQRMVQTNHRVLITADSNAAVDNMIRKLVELGENPLRIGNPIRVNQDLKEYTLDYKVMQHALFNEIETIESKIDMEKEAQKHLDKPSMKYTRGLTHKEIMELIEKRQSARGIPKQALKEMKPWVKSQLTIDDLYDKLKEVRDEIRSQLISSHNIIATTNSTAGSELLLYDHFDWVIIDEAAQASIPSSLIPILKGERFVLLGDHFQLPPVVLNREAKELGLAESLMDYLAKKYPYQMTMLTVQYRMHQKINDLVSQLFYDGLVEPHNSVAHRKLDFGKKVIECIHVEGDEQMQSDSKSYFNELEMSKVEKTIERLMAKGLTEDQIAVISPYKAQATQLRKRLLNRFEIDTVDAFQGREKDVVILSFVRSNEDERIGFLKDYRRLNVSISRAKKKLIMIGNFKTLKTDRLFREMLELVEVIEG, from the coding sequence ATGACACCTGAAGTGAAGGATTTATTGAATCGATTGTTAAGATCAATCGATTATGAACGCGACGAAGAACGGGAACGCCATTTGGAGGAAATGAAAAAGCTAAGTGGAAAGGCCCGTGAATATAAAGGCAGGGCGATTGTCGAACTTAAAAAGAAAAAGATAGGCAGAAGCTTAGGCGGGGATTATCTGTACCTCTTCAGAAAACAACGCGGCGGTTACTTGCCCGACACAGAAATAGGTAACGGCGATCAGGTGATTATCAGCCAGTACGACCCGCTTGATGTTGAAAATCCCAAAGGTACTGTCTATGAGATGTCCAACACATCGATCACCATAGCGATGTCCAGTCAGCTGAGCATGAGCAACACAAGGCCCATACGGATCGATTTGTTCGTAAACGATATCACCTATATGAGGATGGAAACCGCACTTTCGAATGCGAAGTCTCATCAGTACAGCAGACTACATGCCTTGCTCTCGGGATTTTACAATGCAAATACCAAACCCTTTGACTACGAGAACAACGAGCTAAACCAGATGCAGGTGCAAGGGATCAGACTGGCGCTTGGCAATAACGGATATTACAGCATTCAGGGGCCACCCGGAACAGGTAAGACCTACACAGCGGGATACCTCATACAGCGGATGGTGCAGACCAATCACCGCGTGCTGATCACAGCGGACTCCAACGCCGCTGTCGACAACATGATCAGAAAGCTTGTCGAGCTGGGCGAGAATCCACTTCGCATAGGAAACCCGATCAGGGTCAACCAGGACCTGAAGGAGTATACGCTGGATTACAAGGTGATGCAGCATGCTCTCTTTAATGAAATCGAAACGATCGAAAGCAAGATCGATATGGAAAAAGAGGCACAGAAGCATCTCGACAAACCAAGCATGAAGTACACCAGAGGGTTGACCCACAAGGAAATCATGGAGCTGATTGAAAAACGACAGTCTGCTAGGGGTATTCCAAAACAGGCGCTTAAGGAAATGAAACCCTGGGTCAAGTCCCAACTGACTATCGACGACTTGTATGATAAGTTGAAAGAGGTAAGAGATGAGATCAGGTCTCAACTGATCAGCTCGCATAACATCATCGCGACGACAAACTCGACAGCGGGCTCTGAGCTGCTGCTTTATGATCATTTTGACTGGGTCATCATCGATGAGGCGGCTCAAGCGTCCATTCCTTCTTCGCTGATTCCCATTTTAAAGGGGGAGCGCTTCGTGCTTTTAGGCGACCATTTTCAGTTGCCGCCTGTGGTGCTCAATCGAGAAGCGAAAGAACTGGGCCTTGCTGAATCATTGATGGATTACTTGGCAAAGAAGTACCCGTATCAGATGACGATGCTGACGGTTCAGTACAGAATGCATCAGAAGATCAACGATCTGGTTTCGCAACTGTTTTACGACGGCCTTGTGGAACCGCATAATTCAGTGGCCCATAGGAAACTGGATTTTGGAAAGAAAGTTATCGAGTGCATCCACGTCGAGGGAGACGAACAGATGCAGTCTGATTCCAAATCGTATTTCAACGAGCTGGAAATGAGCAAGGTCGAAAAAACAATCGAGCGTCTGATGGCGAAGGGGCTCACAGAAGATCAAATCGCTGTCATCAGTCCCTACAAGGCGCAGGCTACCCAGCTTAGGAAACGCCTGTTAAATCGATTTGAAATAGATACCGTCGATGCGTTTCAGGGTAGAGAGAAGGATGTGGTCATCCTATCCTTTGTCAGGTCGAACGAGGATGAACGGATCGGCTTTTTAAAGGATTATCGTAGGCTTAATGTGTCTATCTCAAGGGCCAAGAAAAAGCTGATCATGATCGGTAATTTTAAAACGCTGAAGACCGATAGGTTGTTCCGTGAAATGCTCGAACTTGTCGAAGTGATCGAAGGCTGA
- a CDS encoding NAD(P)-dependent alcohol dehydrogenase translates to MKAIITTKYGAPDVLKVKEIAVPVIKSNEMLIKVKATTVTQGDCEMRSFKMPMWLWLPLRLYMGVFKPRVKILGQEVSGIVEKVGKEVSKFRVGDEIFATTDLRLGAYAEYIVLPEEGAIAIKPKSISFEEAAAIPVGGLNALHYMSQAQIQEGQKVLIYGSTGSIGTVAVQLAKYYGAEVTAVCSTEKIELVKSMGADKVIDYKKEDFTENGERYDVVFETVGKTDFNKNLASVKDGGYYLIGNPVFADFVNAKKLSKKTGKHIIAATASYQPAALEYLCDLYKKGHIRSIIDRTYPLEEMVEAHTYVELGRKSGNVVIRVEHEGN, encoded by the coding sequence ATGAAAGCGATTATCACCACTAAATACGGCGCGCCCGATGTCCTTAAGGTAAAGGAGATCGCCGTGCCAGTGATCAAGTCGAATGAAATGCTTATTAAAGTGAAAGCCACAACCGTTACTCAAGGCGACTGCGAGATGCGAAGCTTTAAGATGCCCATGTGGCTGTGGCTACCGCTTCGCTTATATATGGGTGTCTTTAAGCCGAGGGTTAAGATTCTTGGTCAGGAAGTTTCGGGTATTGTAGAAAAAGTTGGTAAAGAAGTATCCAAGTTCAGGGTCGGAGATGAAATTTTTGCGACAACCGATCTTCGCCTTGGCGCATATGCCGAGTATATTGTGCTACCCGAAGAGGGCGCGATTGCGATCAAACCCAAGTCCATCAGTTTTGAAGAGGCTGCGGCGATTCCAGTGGGAGGACTCAACGCCCTTCATTATATGAGTCAGGCACAAATTCAAGAAGGACAGAAGGTGCTGATTTACGGCTCAACAGGAAGCATCGGCACAGTTGCGGTACAGCTTGCCAAATATTACGGGGCTGAGGTTACCGCGGTGTGCAGCACCGAAAAGATCGAGCTCGTAAAATCCATGGGCGCTGACAAGGTGATTGATTATAAAAAAGAGGATTTCACTGAAAACGGCGAGCGATACGATGTTGTTTTCGAAACGGTTGGAAAAACAGACTTTAATAAGAACCTTGCATCTGTAAAAGATGGGGGATATTATCTGATTGGCAATCCTGTTTTCGCAGATTTTGTCAATGCTAAAAAACTGTCAAAGAAGACCGGTAAACATATCATCGCAGCAACTGCGAGTTATCAGCCGGCCGCACTTGAGTACCTGTGTGATCTCTATAAAAAAGGACACATCCGATCGATTATCGACCGGACGTATCCGCTTGAGGAGATGGTAGAGGCTCATACCTATGTGGAGCTTGGCAGAAAGAGCGGCAATGTGGTGATCAGAGTGGAGCATGAAGGGAACTAG
- a CDS encoding class I SAM-dependent methyltransferase: MNNQLIDQISSTSKTALLTIYAHSIESQSEQPILSDPTAVELTKALSEPFSRSEVRLFKKLADHKLNRQLVYHIALRAKKYDSYADSFVKDHPDGTIINLGCGLDARYHRLTQKPKLFLDIDLEPMIAIKRELVEQTKEYRMIGQSIFDSAWLEEVLHLEGPKLFIAEGLFMYLSPDELNPWLIRLADDFSGSYLLFETVVEKYTRGFNKKMVEFKLRKEFGVSGDVSYHFGLKQSDDLESLSPHFKLIEDWSYFDENHPKVGLLNLMGKIKSLRYVQWTVFYRIE, translated from the coding sequence ATGAACAATCAACTTATCGATCAAATCAGTTCGACATCTAAGACAGCACTGCTTACCATTTACGCACACAGTATCGAAAGCCAGTCAGAACAACCGATTCTTTCAGATCCAACAGCAGTTGAACTCACAAAAGCGCTGTCAGAACCCTTTAGCCGCTCCGAGGTCAGACTATTTAAAAAACTGGCTGACCACAAGCTGAACAGGCAGCTTGTCTATCACATAGCGCTTAGAGCAAAGAAATACGATTCCTACGCCGACTCCTTTGTAAAGGACCACCCGGACGGTACCATCATCAACCTAGGCTGCGGCCTGGATGCAAGATACCACCGCTTGACTCAAAAGCCAAAACTATTTTTGGATATCGACTTGGAGCCGATGATCGCCATCAAAAGAGAGCTAGTCGAGCAAACCAAGGAATACCGAATGATAGGTCAGTCCATCTTTGACAGCGCATGGCTCGAAGAAGTTCTGCATCTTGAAGGTCCAAAACTATTTATCGCAGAAGGACTCTTCATGTACCTAAGTCCTGATGAACTTAATCCATGGCTGATAAGACTTGCAGACGACTTTTCAGGGTCATATCTCCTGTTCGAAACCGTCGTAGAAAAATATACGAGGGGATTCAACAAGAAAATGGTCGAATTCAAACTACGAAAGGAGTTCGGCGTCAGCGGCGACGTATCCTACCATTTTGGACTAAAGCAGTCCGATGATTTGGAATCACTTTCGCCTCACTTCAAGTTGATCGAGGACTGGTCCTACTTCGACGAGAACCATCCAAAAGTAGGACTGCTCAATCTGATGGGAAAAATAAAGTCTCTAAGATACGTTCAGTGGACCGTGTTTTACAGAATAGAATAG
- a CDS encoding Na+/H+ antiporter NhaC family protein yields MKKSIVTIGVIVALIGACVYLQISLFWGFLVSNVVLLLMSGERLVSMKAGIKGLMQVKMLYFIILLLGANITIWLASGIIPTIVYYGFTYIDRVNLLFVTFTVTALVSSVMGTGLGTLSTIGLAFFGIGMGLGYPAPILLGAIVSGAFVSDKISPVSALTNLTIEIVDVSYRSYFKVAMKTLGITLVLSALVYFVMNGFVVKSEVVSLLSYKEALVSNYRISFLLLLLPVMMIVLAMRGVNVLVNMMFVFVTGSVITLLYQGVPFDALANAVAFGYKASTDNAFINSIFKAGGMVPMLEVILIVMGAVFLNSLLMSSKLLDPVFERLLRNTTTPFSLILKTGLISMFLTSMTCDQTVGIVVPGETLADRYESMGLSKEVLARTISDTGTIIAPLQFWNVNALIITGITGVSAIEYAPFAVLCYLSPLMTLLIAKHGNSRGFALKSDQVSKKIYFN; encoded by the coding sequence ATGAAAAAATCAATCGTAACAATAGGTGTGATCGTTGCTCTGATTGGAGCTTGTGTTTATCTTCAAATCTCTTTGTTTTGGGGATTCTTAGTGTCGAATGTCGTTCTGCTTCTCATGTCAGGAGAAAGGCTTGTGAGCATGAAGGCGGGAATCAAGGGCCTCATGCAAGTAAAGATGTTGTATTTTATTATCCTACTCTTGGGTGCGAACATTACGATTTGGCTTGCCTCTGGCATTATTCCCACCATCGTTTATTACGGGTTCACCTATATCGATAGGGTCAATCTGTTATTTGTAACCTTTACTGTAACCGCACTTGTGTCGTCTGTCATGGGAACGGGACTTGGCACGCTCAGTACGATCGGCCTCGCATTTTTCGGTATCGGCATGGGTCTTGGATACCCGGCGCCTATCTTACTTGGAGCCATTGTTTCTGGCGCTTTCGTATCCGATAAGATTTCGCCGGTATCGGCACTCACTAATCTGACAATCGAGATTGTTGACGTATCTTATCGAAGTTATTTTAAAGTCGCAATGAAAACACTTGGTATCACACTTGTGTTGTCGGCACTGGTTTATTTTGTGATGAACGGTTTCGTAGTAAAAAGTGAGGTTGTCTCACTTCTTTCCTACAAGGAGGCGCTTGTATCAAACTACCGCATTTCATTTCTTTTACTGCTGCTTCCGGTGATGATGATCGTACTTGCCATGAGAGGTGTGAACGTGCTTGTTAATATGATGTTCGTCTTTGTGACGGGTAGCGTTATCACCTTGCTGTATCAGGGTGTCCCATTCGACGCGCTCGCAAACGCGGTAGCATTCGGATATAAGGCGTCCACTGACAACGCTTTTATCAATAGTATTTTTAAGGCTGGAGGCATGGTGCCTATGCTCGAAGTGATACTGATTGTTATGGGAGCGGTGTTTCTCAACAGTCTACTGATGTCGTCTAAGCTGCTTGATCCAGTGTTTGAACGCTTGCTTAGGAATACGACAACGCCTTTTAGCCTGATTCTTAAAACAGGACTTATCAGCATGTTTCTGACCTCTATGACATGCGACCAGACCGTCGGAATTGTGGTGCCAGGAGAGACGCTTGCGGATCGTTATGAGTCGATGGGGCTATCGAAAGAGGTTCTGGCAAGAACGATTTCCGACACCGGTACGATTATCGCTCCGCTGCAGTTTTGGAATGTCAATGCCCTGATCATCACAGGTATTACCGGTGTATCCGCTATTGAATACGCACCCTTTGCAGTGCTTTGCTACCTATCGCCCCTGATGACCTTACTCATTGCAAAACATGGCAATTCAAGGGGGTTCGCGCTAAAAAGCGACCAAGTGTCAAAAAAAATATATTTCAATTGA
- a CDS encoding CidA/LrgA family protein, with protein MIKVMKQALLVMLLLYVGNVVSSLISPLVRLPGNLLGMLILFLLLATKTLKLTDIESLANLLLGIMGFFFIPLGVSLINSAELLKPVWFQLSMVLVLSCVLVMYVSSKVTDVLIKRTSKKEVG; from the coding sequence ATGATAAAAGTTATGAAACAAGCGCTACTTGTCATGCTGCTTCTTTATGTCGGCAATGTCGTAAGTTCGCTGATAAGTCCTCTGGTGAGGCTTCCTGGCAATCTACTTGGAATGCTCATCCTCTTCTTGCTGCTTGCTACTAAAACACTTAAACTCACAGATATCGAGTCGCTCGCAAACCTACTGCTGGGCATCATGGGCTTTTTTTTCATACCGCTTGGAGTGAGTTTGATCAATTCGGCAGAACTTTTGAAACCGGTTTGGTTTCAGTTGTCCATGGTGCTTGTCCTCTCGTGTGTCCTCGTGATGTACGTGTCGAGTAAAGTGACAGATGTGCTAATTAAGCGCACCTCAAAAAAGGAGGTCGGCTAG
- a CDS encoding LrgB family protein — MGEIFGIILTVLAYFVGLTVYKRTKIALLNPVLTAIVCIIAVLNVLDLDYEFYNRGGKMITFILGPIVVLLAVPLYKNIERIKGHLLPVLAGVLAGMVTSVLSVVALCGLFGLDLTFMRSLYSKSITTPLAIEVTNLSGGIEGLTVVAVIMTGIIGATLAPFVMKIGKIDDELAKGIGIGTSSHGIGTSKAIEMGSEAGSGSGLAMGLTGILTVLAASLIFGLLT; from the coding sequence GTGGGTGAAATTTTTGGTATCATTTTAACTGTTTTAGCCTACTTTGTCGGTCTGACGGTTTATAAACGGACTAAGATCGCATTACTTAATCCTGTTTTGACTGCCATTGTCTGCATCATCGCCGTATTGAACGTGCTTGATCTTGATTACGAGTTTTACAACCGAGGCGGGAAGATGATCACCTTCATCCTTGGACCCATCGTAGTACTGCTTGCTGTTCCGCTCTATAAGAATATCGAAAGAATAAAGGGGCATCTTCTACCGGTTTTAGCGGGGGTCCTGGCTGGAATGGTCACCTCTGTGCTATCGGTCGTAGCGCTCTGTGGCTTGTTCGGTCTTGACCTCACCTTTATGAGGTCGCTGTATTCCAAATCGATCACCACTCCTTTAGCGATTGAAGTAACGAACCTTTCAGGAGGTATCGAGGGACTCACCGTAGTCGCAGTGATCATGACTGGAATCATCGGCGCCACACTGGCTCCTTTTGTGATGAAAATCGGCAAGATAGACGATGAACTGGCAAAAGGCATCGGCATCGGTACTTCATCACATGGCATTGGAACTTCAAAAGCCATTGAAATGGGCAGTGAGGCGGGTAGCGGAAGTGGACTTGCGATGGGACTCACAGGTATACTGACTGTACTTGCTGCAAGCTTGATATTCGGACTACTAACGTAA
- a CDS encoding ABC transporter ATP-binding protein, with amino-acid sequence MSNIIEIKNLTKYYGKARGIVDVSFDVKEGEIFGFIGPNGAGKSTTIRTLLSLIYPTSGSATIFGRDCIKDGHIIRKDIGYLPSEVFYYDNMKVIDLLKYSASFYGKTDMARINYLSEVMDLDLTRKIDDLSYGNKKKVGIVQGLLHNPKLIILDEPTSGLDPLMQQKFFDLILEENKKGATVLMSSHILPEVQKLCSRVAIIKEGRIVRMEDIATLRNTTYKKIRIEFKDKVPQEILSLEGTSNMSSKNSLVSFLYKGDINKVVQVMHRFELVNIIVEEPDLEEIFMHYYSKEL; translated from the coding sequence ATGTCGAACATTATCGAAATCAAGAATCTGACAAAGTATTACGGTAAGGCAAGGGGAATTGTAGATGTGAGTTTTGATGTCAAAGAGGGCGAGATCTTCGGGTTCATCGGTCCTAACGGGGCAGGGAAATCGACAACGATCAGGACACTCCTGTCGCTTATCTATCCGACTAGCGGGAGCGCGACGATTTTTGGACGCGACTGCATCAAAGACGGGCATATCATCAGAAAAGACATCGGGTATCTGCCTTCAGAGGTCTTTTACTACGACAACATGAAGGTGATCGACCTACTCAAGTATTCGGCTTCGTTTTATGGAAAGACGGATATGGCAAGGATCAACTACCTATCCGAGGTGATGGACCTGGACCTGACACGTAAGATCGACGACCTGAGTTATGGAAACAAGAAAAAGGTGGGCATCGTGCAGGGGCTTTTACATAATCCCAAACTGATCATACTGGATGAGCCCACAAGCGGCCTGGACCCTCTGATGCAGCAAAAGTTTTTTGACCTGATACTGGAGGAGAACAAAAAAGGCGCTACGGTGCTGATGTCCTCACATATCTTACCCGAAGTGCAAAAGCTATGTTCTAGGGTCGCCATCATAAAAGAAGGCAGGATCGTACGCATGGAGGATATCGCAACGCTTAGAAACACGACGTATAAGAAAATCAGAATCGAATTTAAAGACAAGGTGCCTCAGGAGATACTCTCGCTTGAAGGGACCAGCAATATGAGCTCTAAGAACAGCTTGGTTAGTTTTCTCTATAAGGGAGACATCAACAAGGTCGTGCAGGTCATGCACCGGTTTGAACTTGTGAACATCATCGTCGAGGAACCCGACCTTGAGGAGATCTTCATGCACTACTACAGTAAGGAGCTTTAG
- a CDS encoding ABC transporter permease subunit: protein MNMIRQELKMSVKTMIGYSLSIIVVFTVFLFFFDTFKTGAILMNTLLKNFPPEFKVAFGFSDVDLAQFSGYMSFLYSYIVLIGAVFGMKLGVSVLSEEARVKTSDFLLSKPVKRMQIVHMKLLSVLILIVSQNIITFLCTLAAAVIIIDEGFSFIVFTLMSLSVLLVQLFFVGVGLFISVIISKIKNVTPITLGVVFMFFIIELVNQSLLDSKLTYLTPFSYFKGSYIISHQAYDMKYVYLDLLIFICFTAITYVIYQKKDVHAV, encoded by the coding sequence ATGAACATGATAAGGCAAGAGCTCAAAATGTCTGTGAAAACCATGATAGGCTATAGCCTTTCGATTATTGTTGTCTTTACCGTGTTTCTGTTTTTCTTTGATACCTTTAAGACCGGCGCGATTTTGATGAACACACTTCTTAAAAACTTTCCGCCTGAGTTTAAAGTCGCATTCGGATTTTCGGATGTGGATCTTGCACAGTTCAGCGGATACATGAGCTTTTTATACAGCTATATCGTCTTAATCGGAGCGGTGTTCGGAATGAAGCTTGGAGTATCTGTCTTGTCGGAGGAGGCGCGGGTGAAGACTTCTGATTTTTTGCTATCGAAGCCTGTGAAGCGAATGCAGATCGTGCACATGAAACTGTTGAGCGTGCTTATCTTGATCGTGTCTCAAAACATCATCACCTTTCTTTGCACGTTGGCGGCCGCTGTGATCATCATCGACGAAGGATTCAGCTTTATCGTCTTCACCCTCATGAGTCTTTCTGTGCTGCTTGTTCAGCTGTTTTTTGTGGGAGTGGGACTGTTTATTTCGGTGATAATCTCAAAAATCAAGAACGTGACACCGATCACACTTGGAGTTGTCTTCATGTTCTTTATCATCGAACTTGTGAACCAGTCGCTTCTTGACAGTAAGCTTACCTATCTGACGCCTTTTTCGTATTTTAAAGGGTCGTATATCATCAGTCATCAAGCCTACGACATGAAGTATGTATACCTTGATTTGCTGATCTTCATCTGTTTTACAGCTATAACCTATGTGATCTATCAAAAAAAGGATGTCCACGCGGTTTAG
- a CDS encoding ABC transporter permease subunit: MNILIRELKANLKSMLIWSGSMAALIYMGMIKYSAFEKTGAAVNEFFEQLPKPILKILGVIGGTDLTSVAVFYSIFFLYFLLLAAVHATMLGTLIIAKEERDKTADFLFVKPVKRSRVILFKVVAAMINITFLNLVTFVFSLISTAPYTKGVSITNSIFFIIIGLYVLQIMFLGIGLFLGGVVKRSKVATSIGSGIILSTFLLKVIIDLKRNIDYLDYFTPFRYFKPSDLMFKHSIDGLFVVIALISAVVSVTCAFYFFKKRDLSS; encoded by the coding sequence ATGAACATATTGATAAGAGAATTAAAAGCAAACCTGAAATCGATGCTCATCTGGTCGGGTTCGATGGCTGCGCTCATCTACATGGGCATGATCAAGTATTCAGCCTTTGAAAAAACAGGGGCTGCGGTCAATGAGTTTTTTGAGCAGCTTCCAAAGCCCATACTCAAGATCCTCGGTGTGATCGGGGGAACCGACCTAACCTCGGTGGCCGTGTTTTACAGCATCTTCTTCTTGTATTTTCTTTTACTTGCTGCGGTGCATGCGACCATGCTCGGCACGCTGATTATCGCCAAAGAAGAAAGGGACAAGACTGCTGACTTTTTATTTGTCAAACCAGTGAAGCGGAGCCGTGTGATCCTGTTTAAGGTGGTTGCGGCAATGATAAACATTACTTTTTTAAACCTTGTGACATTTGTATTTTCGCTGATCTCGACCGCTCCATATACAAAAGGGGTTTCGATCACAAATTCCATTTTCTTTATCATCATCGGATTATATGTCTTGCAGATCATGTTCTTAGGAATAGGACTTTTCTTAGGTGGAGTGGTCAAGCGGTCGAAGGTGGCGACCTCGATAGGCTCCGGGATCATCCTGTCCACCTTCCTTTTAAAGGTGATCATCGACTTGAAAAGAAATATCGACTATCTGGATTACTTCACCCCATTCAGGTATTTCAAGCCGAGTGATCTGATGTTCAAGCACAGCATAGATGGGCTGTTCGTCGTGATCGCACTGATTAGTGCTGTAGTATCTGTGACATGCGCGTTTTACTTTTTTAAAAAGCGGGACTTGAGCAGCTGA